One stretch of Streptomyces sp. MMBL 11-1 DNA includes these proteins:
- a CDS encoding phage tail tape measure protein, which produces MARPIQVTILGDADQLSQTLDQASEEVSAFGEHAKGLALAAGGAIAIGIGAGIASALEKEVGNDLLAAQLGASPAEAKKLGEAAGAVYSDGYGESVADANEALKGLWQQGLVPAGATADEMAHISKQAMDVATVLGDEVGPTSAAVGQMLKTGLAKNATEAFDILVKGTQEGANKSEDLLDTFNEYGVQFKGLGLDGKTAMGLLSQGLQGGARDADLVADSLKEFGLIVRAGGEEVDASYKAIGLSGKDMTKAIAEGGPAAAKALDQTLDGLRKVKDPAERSALAVKLFGTQAEDMQDALFSLDPSKAVESLGKVDGAAKAAGDTMHDNAATKVKQFTRALTGFATDVLGTLVIPAVTAVAGKLSTVGSAFAATAGFISQHSGIFGTIAGLITVILLPALVAWGVTATTSAIANVTAWITSATTSTTSAATQVLAHWAVVGGWIKSAATAVANAAIVVAGWVLMGAQSLLQAARMAAAWLIAMGPVGWVIAGIVALVVIIVANWDTIKEKTLAAFQWVWDWVKKIFGWLKDLFLNFTGPGLIIKHWDKIVSATRSAFNWVKNLAKNALDAVVSFVMGLPGRLLSAGSRLLSAGKAIGGYVINGIKNGLSKLGGFAQSLGATVTRAVKGAINGVISLMNWAIPNRLGMGPLSIDIPDNPIPKIRAMGGPASGRVRVGERGPEEVVLPTGSTVIPNHRLGSGGGVTVNVQTNADPFAIGREVAWALRTSPA; this is translated from the coding sequence GTGGCACGACCTATTCAGGTAACGATTTTGGGCGACGCCGACCAACTGTCGCAGACGCTTGACCAAGCGTCCGAAGAGGTCAGCGCGTTCGGTGAGCACGCGAAGGGGCTTGCTCTTGCTGCGGGTGGCGCTATCGCTATCGGCATCGGTGCGGGCATCGCGTCGGCCCTTGAGAAGGAAGTGGGCAACGACCTACTTGCCGCCCAGTTGGGTGCGTCGCCGGCTGAGGCTAAGAAGCTTGGCGAAGCGGCCGGAGCCGTGTACAGCGACGGGTACGGCGAATCTGTGGCTGACGCCAATGAGGCGCTTAAGGGACTGTGGCAGCAAGGTCTAGTTCCGGCGGGTGCCACTGCCGACGAAATGGCGCACATTTCGAAACAGGCTATGGACGTCGCTACCGTCCTGGGTGACGAAGTCGGTCCGACGTCTGCCGCTGTCGGCCAGATGTTGAAGACGGGCCTTGCGAAGAACGCGACTGAGGCTTTTGACATTCTCGTCAAGGGCACCCAGGAAGGCGCGAACAAGAGCGAAGACCTCTTGGACACGTTCAACGAATACGGTGTCCAGTTCAAGGGGCTGGGGCTCGACGGTAAGACCGCAATGGGCTTGCTGTCTCAGGGTCTTCAGGGTGGCGCGCGTGACGCTGACCTTGTTGCCGACTCGCTGAAGGAATTCGGGCTTATCGTCCGCGCGGGTGGCGAAGAAGTGGACGCGTCATATAAGGCCATTGGCCTGAGCGGCAAGGACATGACGAAGGCCATTGCTGAAGGTGGTCCGGCGGCAGCGAAGGCGCTTGATCAGACGCTTGATGGACTCCGTAAGGTCAAGGACCCGGCGGAGCGCTCAGCCCTAGCGGTGAAGCTTTTCGGTACCCAGGCTGAGGACATGCAAGACGCGCTCTTCTCGCTCGACCCCTCGAAGGCTGTTGAGTCGCTGGGCAAGGTGGACGGCGCGGCGAAGGCGGCAGGCGACACCATGCACGACAACGCCGCCACGAAGGTGAAGCAATTCACCCGGGCACTTACGGGCTTCGCTACTGACGTCCTGGGGACGCTGGTCATTCCGGCCGTTACGGCGGTTGCCGGGAAGCTCAGCACGGTCGGTTCTGCCTTCGCGGCTACGGCTGGGTTCATCAGTCAGCACAGCGGCATTTTCGGCACCATCGCGGGACTGATTACCGTGATCCTGCTGCCCGCGCTAGTCGCCTGGGGAGTGACGGCAACGACGTCAGCGATAGCCAACGTGACGGCGTGGATTACGTCCGCCACGACGTCCACCACTTCGGCAGCAACTCAGGTGCTCGCACACTGGGCAGTCGTGGGCGGGTGGATCAAGTCGGCAGCGACGGCGGTTGCCAATGCGGCGATCGTGGTAGCCGGCTGGGTACTCATGGGCGCTCAGTCGCTTTTGCAGGCGGCGCGAATGGCGGCAGCGTGGCTTATCGCCATGGGGCCGGTCGGTTGGGTGATCGCTGGGATTGTGGCGCTTGTCGTCATCATCGTCGCCAACTGGGACACCATCAAGGAAAAGACGCTCGCCGCGTTCCAGTGGGTTTGGGACTGGGTCAAGAAAATCTTCGGGTGGCTGAAGGATCTCTTCCTGAATTTCACCGGTCCGGGCCTGATCATCAAGCATTGGGACAAGATCGTCAGCGCCACACGAAGCGCGTTCAACTGGGTGAAGAACCTAGCGAAGAACGCACTTGACGCCGTGGTCAGTTTCGTCATGGGCCTTCCGGGACGCCTCCTTTCTGCTGGGTCTCGACTGCTGAGCGCCGGTAAGGCAATCGGCGGTTACGTGATCAACGGCATCAAGAACGGGCTTTCCAAGCTGGGCGGTTTCGCGCAATCGTTGGGAGCCACCGTTACCCGCGCGGTGAAGGGTGCGATCAACGGGGTTATCAGCCTGATGAACTGGGCGATCCCGAACCGGTTGGGCATGGGGCCGCTGAGCATCGACATTCCCGATAACCCAATCCCGAAGATTCGTGCCATGGGTGGACCGGCTAGCGGTCGGGTGCGTGTCGGTGAGCGCGGGCCGGAAGAGGTCGTGTTGCCGACCGGTTCAACGGTCATCCCGAACCATCGGCTTGGCTCCGGCGGGGGCGTCACGGTCAACGTTCAGACCAATGCGGACCCGTTCGCTATCGGCCGTGAAGTGGCCTGGGCGCTCCGCACAAGTCCCGCGTAA
- a CDS encoding phage portal protein, with product MGFWSALFGGGNSPALDAAESRAWEPYDPTLYSFGSAAASGERVTPHEALQVSAVFGCVRLLSETIATLPLTSYSKRGGARREITSPDWLDYPNAEPGGMGRIDILSQTVLSLLLQGNAFIAVRWAGPNIAGLDVLDPTKIHVHMVMVDGMRRKVFEAYDIDDDGNEVLLGWFTPRDVLHIPGMMLPGDFVGCSPITYARESIGLALAAQKYGSKFFANGAMPGAIVEVPGTMSEEGLARAREAWRAANSGVDNAHRVALLTEGAKFSKVAMSPDEAQFLETRQFQVPEIARIFGVPPHLISDATNSTSWGSGLAEQNIAFTMFSLRPWLERIESGFNRLLFAETADRMKFVKFNLDEIKRGAPKERMELWSLGLQNGIYSIDEVRAAEDMPPLPDGLGESYRVPMNLSEVTDEPEPAPTPPAIEAPVSEPGEEPDNAEGDPDDKGETEDDDDA from the coding sequence ATGGGTTTTTGGTCTGCTCTCTTCGGGGGTGGGAACTCTCCGGCGCTCGACGCTGCGGAGTCCCGGGCGTGGGAGCCGTACGACCCGACCTTGTACAGCTTTGGGTCAGCGGCGGCGTCAGGTGAGCGTGTAACGCCCCATGAGGCTCTTCAGGTGTCTGCGGTCTTCGGGTGTGTCCGTCTGCTCTCAGAAACGATTGCAACCCTTCCGCTGACGTCGTACAGCAAGAGGGGCGGAGCGCGTCGAGAGATCACGTCGCCTGATTGGCTGGACTACCCGAACGCCGAACCGGGTGGGATGGGTCGGATTGACATTCTGTCCCAGACGGTTCTTTCCCTTCTCCTTCAGGGCAACGCCTTCATAGCCGTGCGCTGGGCCGGCCCGAACATCGCGGGTCTTGATGTGTTGGACCCAACGAAGATTCACGTTCACATGGTCATGGTGGACGGAATGCGTCGCAAGGTTTTTGAGGCGTACGACATTGACGACGACGGCAACGAAGTGTTGCTTGGGTGGTTCACGCCGCGCGACGTCCTTCACATTCCCGGAATGATGTTGCCTGGTGACTTCGTCGGGTGCTCGCCCATTACCTACGCGCGTGAGTCCATCGGGCTTGCCCTTGCGGCTCAGAAGTACGGCAGCAAGTTTTTCGCGAACGGTGCGATGCCGGGCGCGATCGTTGAGGTTCCGGGCACCATGTCCGAAGAGGGGCTTGCCCGCGCGCGTGAGGCTTGGCGCGCTGCCAACTCCGGCGTTGACAACGCTCACAGGGTGGCGCTGCTGACTGAAGGCGCGAAGTTCTCGAAGGTGGCTATGAGCCCCGACGAAGCCCAGTTCCTTGAGACTCGTCAGTTTCAGGTGCCAGAGATTGCACGCATCTTCGGCGTTCCGCCGCACCTGATCAGCGACGCCACGAACTCAACTTCGTGGGGCTCCGGCCTTGCTGAGCAGAATATTGCCTTCACGATGTTCAGCCTTCGTCCGTGGCTTGAGCGTATCGAGTCGGGTTTTAACCGACTGCTTTTCGCTGAGACAGCGGACCGCATGAAGTTCGTGAAGTTCAACTTGGACGAGATCAAGCGCGGGGCTCCGAAGGAACGAATGGAGCTTTGGAGCCTGGGCCTTCAGAACGGCATTTACTCGATTGACGAAGTGCGTGCGGCTGAAGATATGCCCCCGCTCCCCGACGGGTTGGGCGAGTCGTACCGGGTGCCCATGAATCTCAGTGAAGTCACTGACGAACCTGAGCCGGCCCCCACTCCCCCAGCCATTGAAGCCCCGGTATCTGAACCGGGCGAAGAGCCGGATAACGCCGAAGGCGACCCGGACGATAAGGGGGAAACCGAGGATGACGACGACGCGTGA
- a CDS encoding HK97 family phage prohead protease translates to MTTTRELRVAVGALEERASDDGRISMRGYAYRFNELSQDLGGFRERIVPGAGAPSLRQNDVYATFNHNASALLGRTSSGTLRVGEDREGGFYEIDLPDTTVGRDVAELLKRGDLKGSSFTFRVLDGGQRRAAEDDPETGLPVREITAMDVSELGPVTNPAYLTTQASLRSIEEALCIGEFAPPASDEARDSQPASDDAPVSHPDARALVRALSQ, encoded by the coding sequence ATGACGACGACGCGTGAACTGCGCGTTGCCGTTGGAGCACTCGAAGAGCGCGCGTCTGATGACGGGCGCATTTCTATGCGCGGGTACGCCTACCGGTTCAACGAACTGAGTCAGGATCTCGGCGGATTCCGGGAGCGCATTGTTCCTGGGGCGGGTGCTCCGTCGCTACGTCAGAACGACGTATACGCAACTTTCAACCACAACGCTTCGGCACTGCTAGGGCGTACTTCGTCCGGCACGCTGCGGGTTGGTGAAGACCGCGAAGGCGGCTTCTATGAGATCGATCTACCGGATACGACGGTTGGTCGTGACGTCGCTGAGCTTCTGAAGCGTGGCGACCTGAAGGGTTCTTCCTTCACCTTCCGCGTGCTTGACGGCGGGCAGCGTCGAGCGGCTGAGGATGACCCGGAAACGGGCCTTCCCGTCCGTGAGATCACTGCCATGGATGTATCAGAGCTGGGCCCGGTTACCAACCCTGCCTATCTCACAACTCAGGCTTCTCTTCGCTCGATCGAAGAGGCGCTGTGTATCGGGGAGTTCGCGCCCCCGGCTTCTGACGAAGCGCGCGATTCCCAGCCGGCGAGCGACGACGCCCCGGTTTCTCACCCTGACGCGCGTGCCCTTGTCCGCGCTCTTTCCCAGTAA
- a CDS encoding phage distal tail protein, protein MAELSDWTCEYNGVVMGLPESAISIVGVDGLLSAPEIRTSDLVLVQRNGLWPGRDYMNGRTVTLTLEVYGSTREEYTAALNALQAAFQPCTDELPFRFRFPGAAGDQTAFVMARVRRRSAPLDLSFAYRTCNMVVELFATSPFIEGDAPRTIPVRSAGPDDPGFTPISRFTQYGTFNARPAVEIHGATSPTLTDEATGEFFGVNYTGTVRVDSQAQTVTDGAGASIAGLIKPGSTWPEFAPGDHRLKLTTGNANLQATAVVSWVDRWV, encoded by the coding sequence GTGGCTGAGTTGAGCGACTGGACGTGTGAGTACAACGGCGTTGTCATGGGCTTGCCGGAGTCTGCTATATCCATCGTCGGGGTTGATGGGCTTCTGTCCGCCCCGGAGATCCGTACGTCTGACCTTGTCCTTGTCCAGCGGAACGGGCTTTGGCCTGGGCGCGACTACATGAACGGGCGCACGGTCACGCTGACGCTTGAGGTCTACGGCTCGACGCGCGAAGAGTACACAGCGGCCCTCAATGCCCTTCAGGCGGCGTTTCAGCCCTGCACCGATGAACTCCCCTTCCGGTTCCGTTTCCCGGGCGCAGCGGGCGACCAGACAGCTTTCGTCATGGCGCGTGTGCGTCGGCGTAGCGCTCCGCTGGACCTGAGCTTCGCTTACCGCACCTGCAACATGGTCGTCGAGCTTTTCGCGACGTCTCCGTTTATCGAGGGGGACGCGCCGCGCACCATCCCCGTGCGGTCAGCCGGCCCCGACGATCCGGGCTTCACGCCAATCAGCCGGTTCACTCAGTACGGGACGTTCAACGCGCGCCCAGCGGTCGAGATTCACGGGGCGACTTCCCCGACGCTGACCGACGAAGCAACGGGTGAGTTCTTCGGCGTGAACTACACGGGCACGGTCCGTGTCGACTCCCAGGCGCAGACGGTTACCGATGGGGCAGGCGCGTCTATCGCTGGGCTGATCAAGCCGGGTTCGACGTGGCCGGAGTTCGCCCCGGGTGACCATCGCTTGAAGCTGACCACTGGGAACGCGAACCTTCAGGCAACGGCCGTTGTGTCGTGGGTAGACAGGTGGGTTTGA
- a CDS encoding terminase large subunit domain-containing protein: MTGIDPVIARHIPADAPFPSEGYRVAKWIEEFCYLTGSFAGQPFRLLPWQRQLLIDSYELTQDTFGRWRRKHRTVVVCVARKNGKSTIAAAIMLYHLVADRGDAQRQIIAAANDRNQARMVFDSAKQMVNASPKLSAVCTVQRDVIRFKDNTYRVVSADAGRQQGLNPSAVSLDEYAFSKNSDLFDALTLGSAARNQPMFLIISTAGPDPDGPFAALCEQGERVNSGEADDPTLFYRSWGPKLGQTVDHLDPEVWAACNPSYEILNPDDFKAAAQRSTEASFRIYRLSQFVRGASTWLPHGLWDSLVSTDDPLEPGDEVVLGFDGSWKGDSTALVACRVRDLKVSVLGHWEAPADDVHWRVPMADVRDSLHVALDTYRVRNLVADPYRWEETLDNLEADGFPVEAFPTNSLKRMIPATQAIYDACRDGRLCHDGNPALARHIGNAVLKEDKNGARVTKEYAASRRKIDLAIAMILAVHGAIMWREDNGAHVDTAILATWEGDDGHVFTSGLPDADAYFSDI; encoded by the coding sequence GTGACAGGAATTGATCCGGTCATCGCTCGCCACATCCCCGCTGACGCCCCGTTTCCTTCTGAGGGTTACCGGGTGGCGAAGTGGATTGAAGAGTTTTGCTACCTGACTGGGAGCTTCGCCGGCCAACCGTTCCGGCTTCTCCCGTGGCAGCGTCAGCTACTCATTGACTCGTACGAACTGACGCAAGACACCTTCGGGCGTTGGCGTCGAAAGCACCGCACGGTTGTTGTGTGCGTGGCGCGCAAGAACGGCAAGAGCACGATTGCCGCTGCCATCATGCTCTATCACCTTGTGGCCGATCGGGGCGACGCTCAGCGGCAGATCATCGCCGCTGCGAATGACCGCAATCAGGCGCGCATGGTCTTCGACTCCGCGAAGCAAATGGTTAACGCGTCTCCGAAGCTGAGCGCGGTATGCACCGTTCAGCGCGACGTGATCCGGTTCAAGGACAACACTTACCGGGTCGTGTCTGCGGACGCCGGACGTCAGCAAGGTCTCAACCCTTCCGCTGTGAGTCTGGACGAATACGCGTTCTCGAAGAACTCCGACTTGTTCGACGCGCTGACGCTGGGTTCCGCCGCGCGTAACCAACCGATGTTTCTGATCATTTCGACCGCTGGGCCTGATCCGGACGGACCCTTCGCCGCGCTGTGTGAGCAAGGTGAGCGGGTCAACTCCGGTGAGGCTGACGACCCGACGTTGTTCTATCGGTCGTGGGGCCCGAAGCTGGGTCAGACCGTGGATCACCTCGACCCCGAAGTGTGGGCGGCGTGCAATCCGTCGTACGAGATTTTGAACCCAGATGACTTCAAGGCGGCAGCGCAGCGGAGCACGGAAGCTAGCTTCCGCATCTACCGACTGAGTCAGTTCGTCCGTGGCGCGTCCACGTGGCTTCCGCATGGGCTTTGGGATTCTCTCGTCTCGACGGACGACCCGCTTGAGCCTGGGGACGAAGTTGTCTTGGGCTTCGATGGGTCCTGGAAGGGCGACAGCACGGCCCTAGTCGCTTGTCGCGTACGGGACTTGAAGGTGTCCGTCCTGGGCCACTGGGAAGCGCCGGCCGACGATGTGCATTGGCGTGTCCCCATGGCGGACGTCCGCGATTCGCTTCACGTCGCGCTCGACACGTACCGGGTCCGGAACCTTGTTGCCGACCCGTACCGCTGGGAAGAGACGCTAGACAACCTTGAGGCTGACGGCTTCCCGGTTGAGGCGTTTCCCACCAACTCCCTGAAGCGCATGATCCCAGCGACCCAGGCGATTTACGACGCCTGCCGCGATGGCCGGTTGTGCCACGACGGGAATCCGGCGCTAGCTCGCCACATCGGAAATGCCGTTCTGAAGGAAGACAAGAACGGCGCGCGAGTAACGAAGGAATACGCCGCAAGCCGTCGAAAGATTGACCTTGCTATCGCGATGATCCTTGCTGTTCACGGCGCGATCATGTGGCGCGAAGACAACGGGGCCCACGTCGATACGGCGATTCTCGCCACGTGGGAAGGCGACGACGGGCACGTGTTCACGTCCGGTCTGCCCGACGCTGACGCCTACTTCTCTGACATCTGA
- a CDS encoding phage tail tube protein gives MALDASIGIGQEDAYGVLSAVVEGYEGQADSWKTTREFIESVGFRAGMQTARADRRNIVNMGGEGEVEVDVLDAGAASLLKSAFDKATVTDSAGVRTTVFETSDVSEAPSFSAQMVRPGTDGSKVAYKHLGCVATEWSLTAEVEEAVKLNVSFDFQDVTHTSVAGQIVAPVYPVEAYPYDWTRTGVVLSRDGSAVAFDATSLELTGELGMKTDRRFLRANELKKKPIRNAVPTYEGNLEGEFSAASLGLYEAFIAGELCALKVTFAGVLPGTSLTVECPAIQFTGESPEAATDEVTVHNLPFRVLDPGDGTAAVKLTYVEPGTPVEP, from the coding sequence ATGGCGCTTGACGCAAGCATTGGCATTGGGCAGGAAGACGCTTACGGAGTTCTGTCCGCTGTCGTTGAGGGATACGAGGGTCAGGCGGATTCATGGAAGACAACCCGCGAGTTCATTGAGTCGGTTGGCTTCCGCGCGGGTATGCAGACGGCGCGCGCTGACCGCCGGAACATCGTCAATATGGGCGGTGAGGGGGAGGTCGAAGTCGATGTTCTCGACGCCGGAGCCGCGTCCCTCCTGAAGTCGGCTTTCGACAAGGCCACTGTCACCGATTCGGCCGGCGTCCGAACCACGGTCTTCGAGACTTCCGACGTTTCTGAGGCTCCGTCATTCTCGGCTCAGATGGTTCGCCCGGGTACCGATGGCAGCAAGGTTGCTTACAAGCATCTGGGTTGTGTCGCTACTGAGTGGAGCCTTACCGCTGAGGTCGAAGAGGCTGTCAAGCTCAACGTCAGCTTTGACTTTCAGGACGTCACGCACACTTCGGTTGCGGGTCAGATCGTCGCTCCCGTGTACCCGGTTGAGGCGTACCCGTACGACTGGACTCGTACCGGGGTTGTTCTGTCCCGGGACGGCAGCGCGGTTGCGTTCGACGCCACGTCGCTTGAGCTGACTGGCGAGCTGGGCATGAAGACCGACCGGCGCTTTCTTCGCGCGAACGAATTGAAGAAGAAGCCGATTCGGAACGCTGTCCCGACGTACGAAGGCAACCTTGAGGGCGAGTTCAGCGCCGCGTCCCTGGGACTGTATGAGGCGTTCATTGCTGGTGAGCTGTGCGCGCTGAAGGTGACCTTCGCGGGTGTTCTTCCCGGTACGTCGCTCACCGTTGAGTGCCCCGCGATTCAGTTCACGGGTGAGTCTCCCGAAGCGGCTACCGACGAAGTCACCGTTCACAATCTCCCCTTCCGCGTGCTCGACCCGGGCGACGGTACCGCCGCTGTGAAGCTGACGTACGTCGAGCCTGGTACGCCGGTAGAGCCGTAG
- a CDS encoding phage major capsid protein, producing MDATTLSANFEAREKATAELRKLADDFAGKDMTADARQTEERLLTAVADFDGRIKRGIEAIKATDAVTSLLAGLQGSGSGVQRSADVDDADTLRSGNLGESRAFEFAPEKRDGTKAGNPNVLSRTLYGQLIAQAVERSAIMRGGATTFTTSDANPMDFTVITGRSTAAIVGEGQEVPESYPTTIQRSMGGFKYGHAAVVSYEFATDQVLDLIGFLVSDAGPAIGDGMARHFLTGTGTGQPRGILTDASPANATFALTDTDSKVSDALIDLFHEVPSSYRKNAKYVVNDLRAAQMRKLKDSNGQYLWQSGLTVGAPDSFNGKIVESDDGMPVDKILFADLSKYRVRFAGSLRVDRSTDVKFSTDEIVYRFLQRADGLLVDTRGAKVLTVGPGA from the coding sequence ATGGACGCAACTACTCTGTCCGCGAACTTTGAGGCGCGCGAGAAGGCCACTGCTGAGCTTCGCAAGCTTGCTGACGACTTCGCGGGTAAGGACATGACCGCTGACGCGCGGCAGACCGAAGAGCGTCTGCTTACTGCGGTTGCCGACTTTGACGGCCGGATCAAGCGCGGCATTGAGGCGATCAAGGCGACCGACGCTGTCACTTCGCTTCTCGCTGGTCTTCAGGGCTCCGGCTCCGGCGTTCAGCGTTCGGCGGACGTAGACGACGCCGACACCCTTCGGTCCGGCAATCTGGGTGAGTCGCGCGCGTTCGAGTTCGCGCCTGAGAAGCGCGACGGCACGAAGGCGGGTAACCCTAACGTCCTGTCGCGCACCCTTTACGGTCAGCTCATTGCCCAGGCTGTTGAGCGCTCCGCGATTATGCGTGGCGGCGCGACGACCTTCACCACGTCGGACGCCAACCCGATGGACTTCACGGTCATCACGGGGCGGTCTACCGCCGCAATTGTCGGGGAGGGTCAGGAGGTTCCGGAGTCCTACCCGACCACGATCCAGCGGAGCATGGGCGGCTTCAAGTACGGTCACGCTGCGGTCGTCTCGTACGAATTCGCGACTGATCAGGTTCTCGACCTTATCGGCTTCCTTGTCTCGGACGCGGGTCCGGCGATCGGTGACGGTATGGCACGTCACTTCCTGACCGGCACCGGTACGGGTCAGCCGCGCGGCATCCTCACCGACGCTTCGCCGGCCAACGCGACCTTCGCCCTGACCGACACGGACAGCAAGGTTTCCGACGCGCTGATTGACCTGTTCCACGAAGTCCCGTCTTCGTACCGCAAGAACGCGAAGTACGTTGTCAACGACCTTCGCGCGGCTCAGATGCGCAAGCTGAAGGACTCGAACGGTCAGTACCTTTGGCAGTCGGGTCTGACGGTCGGTGCTCCGGATTCCTTCAACGGCAAGATCGTTGAGAGCGACGACGGTATGCCCGTTGACAAGATCCTGTTTGCCGACCTGAGCAAGTACCGGGTCCGCTTCGCTGGGTCGCTCCGCGTGGACCGTTCCACTGACGTCAAGTTCTCCACTGACGAGATCGTTTACCGGTTCCTTCAGCGCGCGGACGGGCTTCTTGTTGACACCCGTGGCGCGAAGGTTCTGACCGTTGGTCCGGGTGCCTGA